atcaaattatcaataaaattaatatttttgtcaaattgtTTACATTAGCATGATTCAACGTGTTAAACAGATTTGtatctgaatattttataaaaaaatatttataattcatgtTCTTTCTCTATGTACTGGCCAAACATGGCAAGTTTTACCGTTCATAGAGTTGTCACATTAACATGATACTTCTTAACATTAATTTCCGATAAGAAATAAAgcaaagtataatttttctttgtgcTTATGGCCATGTAATCTTCTGACGTTTTTTCGCCAATATTTcctaaaacatttaaattccattatttccattttcattgttgctttataaataagaattatttcataataatatgatttacaaaaataatgttatattaactACACCATAAtctttcaaagaaattaaatattttgttaattttattttataatatacacaacagATCTAttcatagaataaaaaatttaaatattatcggAAATCTTATATAGAACGTTGTGAGTCATTGAAGATAATAATACATACCTCATTCTGTTCATCGCATCTGCGTTTGCTAATTCCGTTGCATGCAGTTTCTACTTTTGACGTAGAGCATAATTGAATCTTTTTATGTACTAGTTTTTGATCATTAAGAGGATACTTTAATTTATCTGTTTGAGGATGAGATAGTTGGGACATTCTGTTATTTGCTTTGTTTGATCCTATAGTTAAACTGTAGTTATCGTTAtcactaaaaaaaattcagattgTACATTAACACTACCAACTGTGCACTCTATAAagatcatatattttttattcacaaaaaCCTTACCTAATATCTGTAATAGATTTTTCTGGTGTTACATCCATATCTACATCTTTAACATTCCCACGCTGCCGCTGAGGTAAAGGCATAGCAACTCGTTTATACATCTCCAATAGTTTAGTTTTACCCAAATTCTCAAAATTGGAAAAGTCAATGCAACTctgtaaagaataaaaatacagatgTGTAATTAAGACATACTGTAGATACACCTAAAACTTGACCAAACTATAACTATAATAGATAATCGTTAACGAATAGTGTCTACTGCACGTAAACAACTGTTCCTTTTTAAACAATTGTTTACTGTGCTGTTTGTTAGTTTATAAAtctatatgtaaattaaagtatatttgtttaatcgCTATTCAACGGAATATATCTAATTAACTATGTAATgtcaataattaaacatttttttaaataaaaagaaacagattgATGAACataataagaaacaaataataaatcacgGATAGCCGCATCTATGACTTGTAAACACACCTAACCTATATGTCTTACATTTTCCAAAATCAAACGAAGCTGGTGCTCTGACAGCAACTCCGGGTGCGTGAGTTTATATGTGTCCAGGTTCCACATTCTCGTATACGCTTTCTCGTCGCACCAGAAGAAAAACACGGGAATAATGTTACGAACATCTCACACGCGCAATTCGGTAAGTATCGGCCGTTATCTGGCCGTCTTTATCACTGTCGTTATTGAAAATGTAAtcaaaagagaaaattctcTGTGTGACTCGACGTTGAGTTCTACTactacaaatttatttgtctttaacgattttgaatttttcaacaaaaaatctttcaaaaatttttaaaaacacgtttcaattatttaaatattttacgagcatCCTAACATCGTCAAAACAGCCCAGAAgggaaaataaatgtatagaaAGGTTACGGTTATCCAAAACGAAACGACCCAAAACGctctattttattcaaagttaACGGAAGCGCGGAACAGTGTCGCTAGATTTGAGacgcaacaacagcagcaggaATGGAAGAACCGCACACATGCACAAGCCACGTATGCCATGTGAGCTCCGCGCTTCGCATTACTACTGATTACTACATGCAAAGAGAAACCTGAGAGGGGCCACGTTGCAGTGTTCCGATtagggaccggttgtatgcgcatgtgcagCTCTGCGCATGTGCGATAATGGAGATCCAGTGCCGTTATATGTTGTGAGTTGACCGTATGGCGGGACGTTTTGACATGAGGAGGTTAGATGACTAGaaataaggtaagatttatttatttacaagcatggaatctacggagccagcagctaaaaaaccaaaaagtagaaaatttcaatcaatttcaaaaaattttgaaatattttaaatgtagggggggtaacggtgccttgtttaacttgtatgagaccacggactaaggaatagagggacggagcacaagctgtaccgggggagcacgtttgcggcgggggggggggggggggccgcTATATTCGTTTAGTATCACCgcacatagaactcactatttgcgtatgtgtgagaaatgaaagtcagatcctgcgcacaataaacaaaataggaaatagaaataggaataattattaaatattagaaataagaaattggaattatttattttaaaaataaaaagaatagaaaaaattaatgcatgaattaagaaataagaattggaactaattaatatattttattttcttgttagatgtaaaataatttctctttttaatattaaatgattattgctatttctaatattttgtctactgtatgcagagcctcagagtaataaaagttaaagtattttataaaatttatagtacaacaataataaaaccgcctaatctctttacgcttgtcactcgttatgtctagtggcaccactacacgagtgtaaccatgtcacagacacagaagaatctctgtgtgagaatcgctacatcaatatggcggaaagcagtccccccccgcacgcttgaattaccatcccttctcgcctaaactaggactttagactcagtccctctattccttagtccgtggtcTAAACACACGTGTATAGTGTATAAAGCGGTGCAAAACTATGCGCACGTTTAATAATGGCGCTCTTCAATCGTGTTAATTTGAACGCGTTTTGCTTATTAAATAactgttattataaattcaagacGGGCACGTTGAGATTAAAATCACGAATCTCAATAATCACAAATATCATGCAAGGTAAATTTAACCAGCACGTTAAGTCAACATGgcattattttaagataaccTAAAACCTAAactcacaaataaaaatatatagtctttttcaaagagatttgttagttttcatataattgttttgtgtgcataaattaatatcttttcaatCAATAGCTTTTCTTTTGCATCGCAGATAATTTACATCTATTTCTATTAGAACATAACATAACCTATATTACTGTCCAGTGATTTTGTTTCTTAGCAGAGACAGAAAAGAAGACACAAAAGGCATCGaacgttaaaaaaagattaaatacgTTTGAAGCTGAAATTGCCAGCAGGAGACACCAAGCATGTCGCAGTATAGTGGTGCAAGTGCTGTCATCAAATTCATTCAACGATCTCCTGAATTATTGTACTCAATTTGGAAAAGTTTTAAGTATGCACCATTACTACATAAAACAAGATGTATGTATCTTCATTTCAGTATATTTGGGTATttacttacaattatttacatatacaatattatacatacgaattatcacacattttttcatagtaatgtaaatatataaatattgttattaagatatcacatttttattgttttttagaattatatcttGGTTGAGTTTAAAGATAAGGAATCAGTGAATGAAATTGTATCACATGCTTCCTTCATAAATAAAGATGTAATCGCTCCTGTAAAATCAACAGTATTATGGTTTCATAAAGGATCAACCAAATATAATCCGAACAATAATCAAAATCCGAACAATAATCGGGAAAGTATGCGCCTGTTTACAGAGAATAATTACACATGCCCTTCTGAACAGGATATTGCAAAGTTATTATATGAAGCGAAATCggtaaaatgttattaattttttacaactatgtttatattactattgatattattagaaattagaaaTCATTTTACTGTACTTTCAGGTATCAGGACAAATAACTGATTTCTATGAAAcactaaaattaaatgatttagAAACAAGACTTAGATTTCACACCGCCCATCACTTGgagcaatatttttctagattGTTTCAAAACATGAGAGTTCTACCGTTTGGTTCCTCTGTAAATGGTTTTGGAAGGAAAAGGTGTGATCTTGATTTAGTTCTTGTTCCCGATCACACTGCTAAAGTAAATACATAAGTAGTACgtgaattatttgaatttttatgacTTTAATATCAGGAGATTAATGGAGTGTAATGTTTGTAGCGTGATTCCAAAAGtagattaatatttcacacaaAATCTATAAAACTTGACGAGAGGCACGGGACGAAGGAGTTCATGGGAATACTTGCCAGCACTATGGAGAACTTCATCCCTGGTGTTCGTAATGTGCGAAGGATATTGGAGGCTCGAGTGCCAataatcaaattcaattgcGAGTACACACATATTGAATGTGACTTGAGCACAACCAACTTGTaagttgaaatatatttaaattattttgacttgGTACAAAATTAACGATTCTTTTATATCCTACAAATACAAAACACATATGACGTCAACAACCATTTCTTTCAGGATTGCTATATATATGTCcgaattattaaacttttatggAGAGATAGATTACAGGGTAAGACCGCTTGTTATAGTAATACGAAAATGGGCGAAAAACCAGGAGATAACGTCAGATTCGCCAGGGCCGTGGATAACAAACTTTTCTCTTTCGTTATTAGTGTTGTTCTATTTAcagcagaaaaatatattgccaTCTTTGACAACGTTAATATCGTGTGCAAGTAAgaactattaatatacaaattatacaatttctaCGTCATCAGAGATCTGTATCTTGTGTCTTCTTTCTATTTGCAGCAGACAACGATGCTCGTTGTACAGAGAACGGCATTAACTGTATTTTCTTGCGGAATGTTGAGAAATTGCCAGTCGAGTATAGACACAAATCGAATAATGACTCTCTGGAGACGCTTCTATACGGCTTCTTTGAGTACTACTCGAAGTTCGATTTTCATACGAAAGGCATATGCATTCGCAGAGGCATACCAATTCAGAAACCATCGCATTCGGCGCTTCACATCACCAATCCCTTTGAAACGATGTTGAACGTTAGCAAGAACGTGAATATCCACGAGGTGAATCGTATACTTCAAAAGCTACACGACGCTCTCTACACATTAGAGACTGCTGACACATCCAGGAGTAACAATTGGGGCCTCATGACTTTGATGACGAAATTGAACCTTTATGTGAGGCATACACTTAAATCGAAGAGGACAAAAGAGAATATCGAAGATAGCACGGAAGATTTTTCCCCTGAAATTTCTGATAAATATGGAGATAGTGAAGTTGACGTAAATCAATCGAAGAGAAAAGAAACTGTATGATATTCAAAGTAGTATGGCGGTGATGTATATACAACTCATATTCTTACATTGAAGTGTCTGCAGCCATTTTTTATACCATATAATTTGGCATTACTCAATAgtgaaaaatcagaaaaatagacattttatttaagaaagaaaagaaaaaagtacagACTGCAGATTGGAGACTTACTGCAACTAATTGTATCTATTGtactataatataaacattgaaaataatagggaaatgtatataaatcgACATTAATCGCattaaagaagtatatataagTTATTAGATATCAATTGATTATCAGATTGATTTAttggaatttttattgctgTTATATTAATTCTGGAAATTGTTGAACATCGCATATGGCTAAAGTTCTCATCTATTGTCTCCGTTTTACAAGTAGCCTCGTCAAATTTGACGAGTAAAAACTCGATGTTTTTATATACGTACATGCAACCAAAGTAAAAGAGACTATCTCGCATTTCGAGATacagtaatatataaatcaaggatgtattttattaacttgtatatattttactataccAGCAATTCGACATTTCTCATACATGCTTACAGTGTACACATTCGCTATAATTAGAACGTTCATTACAACCCTGCTGAAGGTTGTAAATCTTCGCTCGATTAAATTCGAAACAACGATTAACGATCGCATTGACTTTCACAAGGAAGAGCCGATTCCTCGTAATACCAATTATATTTACGTgtccctctctctttcgctttaAGTAATCGCGAATACTATCGTCACGTGACGTAGCCGATAATGTAATTATGAAACGCCCGCGCGGAGGGCGATtcgagttcttttttttttttttttttttttttaatgccaTTGGCGATTACGAGTAAACGCTCGAATTAGGCTATTCTTCGCGAACGAGTATCGTCGATTAAATTCGTAAATGTATATCTTGACTGGCAGTGTTGTTTACTAGCTAAGGTATTAACGTTTACTCGACCGATCGAATCGCGCAACGTACTTTACTGGACTATGCATCCGACCCGTTGACGTTCAAGGTAAAATCTCGCGCCGAATGCGATGAGAATCTATTCGCGTATCTCTCTAAAAACGGGGAAACCGAAATTGGAATTTCGCGTAATTCAATCGAAATAATGTTCGGGTGGAACGAAGCAAACGTCGTCTATTTACAGGTGTTCAGATTGTAACGTCAACCGCGGTTCCGCTGC
Above is a genomic segment from Linepithema humile isolate Giens D197 chromosome 6, Lhum_UNIL_v1.0, whole genome shotgun sequence containing:
- the LOC105678821 gene encoding uncharacterized protein — encoded protein: MWNLDTYKLTHPELLSEHQLRLILENSCIDFSNFENLGKTKLLEMYKRVAMPLPQRQRGNVKDVDMDVTPEKSITDISDNDNYSLTIGSNKANNRMSQLSHPQTDKLKYPLNDQKLVHKKIQLCSTSKVETACNGISKRRCDEQNEEILAKKRQKITWP
- the MTPAP gene encoding poly(A) RNA polymerase, mitochondrial is translated as MALFNRVNLNAFCLLNNCYYKFKTGTLRLKSRISIITNIMQAETEKKTQKASNVKKRLNTFEAEIASRRHQACRSIVVQVLSSNSFNDLLNYCTQFGKVLSMHHYYIKQDNYILVEFKDKESVNEIVSHASFINKDVIAPVKSTVLWFHKGSTKYNPNNNQNPNNNRESMRLFTENNYTCPSEQDIAKLLYEAKSVSGQITDFYETLKLNDLETRLRFHTAHHLEQYFSRLFQNMRVLPFGSSVNGFGRKRCDLDLVLVPDHTAKRDSKSRLIFHTKSIKLDERHGTKEFMGILASTMENFIPGVRNVRRILEARVPIIKFNCEYTHIECDLSTTNLIAIYMSELLNFYGEIDYRVRPLVIVIRKWAKNQEITSDSPGPWITNFSLSLLVLFYLQQKNILPSLTTLISCATDNDARCTENGINCIFLRNVEKLPVEYRHKSNNDSLETLLYGFFEYYSKFDFHTKGICIRRGIPIQKPSHSALHITNPFETMLNVSKNVNIHEVNRILQKLHDALYTLETADTSRSNNWGLMTLMTKLNLYVRHTLKSKRTKENIEDSTEDFSPEISDKYGDSEVDVNQSKRKETV